In the Malania oleifera isolate guangnan ecotype guangnan chromosome 1, ASM2987363v1, whole genome shotgun sequence genome, one interval contains:
- the LOC131149341 gene encoding G-type lectin S-receptor-like serine/threonine-protein kinase At4g27290, whose amino-acid sequence MAKLLTLLIWCSYVVSISRVLSAAADILITANQSLRDGATIVSAGGNFEMGFFSPINSNNRFFGIWYKNIPVDAVVWVANRDTSLTDSSGALKMTVHGILAIFNRTDHKIWSSNASRPAYDPVAQLMDSGNLVVRNRNESNPEDYLWQSFDYPCHVILPDMKLGRNIITGHDWYLTSWKSSDDPSPGDYTYRFDPNGFPQEFLRSNSVVQFRSGPWNGVSFSGFPLQKPNPVIKYGFVFNKKEMYYSYEILNNTFVSKLALTPNGMIQRFIWANLTRGWNAYGNRDICDTYGLCGAYATCDINNLPVCMCLKGFVPKYPKHWNTADWSGGCVRRTPLSCQNRDGFFKHSGVKVPDTRSSWFNESMNLEECKSLCLKNCSCTAYTNTDIRQGGSGCLLWFGELIDMKEFPETGQDVHIRVAPSELEKTETKARSNVKKRMRITVISSVLITATLLLAIALILYVKKRKKQIRQALLAIPNHLQSYFAGTTRHGPGRNNESPNEDLELPLFDLAVLATATNNFSADNKLGEGGFGPVYKGMLKEGQEVAVKRLSRNSRQGLHEFKNEVKLIVRLQHRNLVKLHGCCIHKEERMLVYEYMPNKSLDYFLFGRSMLLDWPKRFHIISGVARGLLYLHQDSRLRIIHRDLKADNVLLDYELNPKISDFGMARCFGEAENTANTNRVVGTYGYMSPEYASEGRYSVKSDVYSFGVLVLEIVSGKRNRGFCHPGHCHSLLGHAWTLFMEERSLELIDVSVGDSYSIVEVLRSIHVGLLCVQQCPEDRPSMSSVVLMFSGDGALPRPKQPGFFTKRNRLEADTSSSKHEQSSSTNELSITLSGAR is encoded by the exons ATGGCAAAGCTTCTCACACTTCTGATCTGGTGTTCTTACGTGGTTTCCATCTCAAGGGTACTCTCCGCTGCAGCTGACATACTCATAACGGCAAATCAATCCCTTAGAGATGGTGCAACCATAGTTTCAGCTGGGGGAAACTTTGAAATGGGATTTTTCAGCCCTATCAATTCGAATAACCGATTCTTCGGAATATGGTACAAGAACATTCCAGTTGACGCTGTTGTATGGGTAGCCAACAGAGATACGTCGCTCACAGATTCATCTGGAGCTCTGAAGATGACTGTCCATGGAATTCTAGCCATTTTCAATCGCACCGACCACAAAATATGGTCTTCGAATGCATCAAGACCAGCATATGATCCAGTTGCTCAGCTTATGGACTCGGGAAATCTAGTTGTGAGGAATAGAAATGAAAGTAACCCTGAAGACTACCTTTGGCAAAGTTTTGACTATCCATGTCATGTCATTCTGCCAGACATGAAGCTCGGGCGGAACATAATCACAGGACATGATTGGTATCTTACATCGTGGAAGAGCAGTGACGATCCATCTCCGGGTGATTATACATATCGCTTTGATCCTAATGGGTTTCCGCAGGAGTTTCTGAGGAGTAATTCAGTTGTACAGTTTCGTTCAGGGCCGTGGAATGGTGTGAGCTTTAGTGGCTTTCCACTACAAAAACCAAATCCAGTCATTAAATATGGCTTTGTTTTCAATAAGAAGGAGATGTATTACTCCTATGAGATTCTTAACAACACATTTGTTTCAAAGTTGGCCTTAACTCCAAATGGAATGATTCAGCGGTTCATATGGGCTAATTTAACCCGTGGTTGGAATGCTTATGGGAATAGGGATATCTGTGACACGTATGGATTATGTGGTGCTTATGCTACTTGTGATATTAACAATTTGCCAGTGTGCATGTGTTTGAAAGGGTTTGTGCCAAAATACCCAAAACATTGGAACACAGCAGATTGGTCAGGTGGGTGTGTTCGAAGGACCCCGCTCAGTTGCCAAAACAGAGATGGGTTTTTTAAGCATTCTGGTGTGAAGGTGCCAGACACACGCAGTTCCTGGTTTAATGAGAGCATGAACCTTGAGGAATGTAAGAGTTTGTGCCTAAAGAACTGCTCGTGTACAGCTTACACGAATACAGACATCAGACAAGGAGGGAGCGGATGCTTGCTCTGGTTTGGGGAACTGATTGATATGAAAGAGTTTCCTGAAACTGGGCAAGACGTTCACATAAGGGTGGCCCCATCAGAATTAG AAAAGACGGAGACTAAGGCAAGGTCCAATGTCAAAAAACGAATGAGGATCACAGTGATTAGCTCTGTGCTAATTACAGCAACTCTGCTCCTTGCCATAGCCCTGATCTTGTATGTCAAGAAAAGAAAGAAGCAAATTAGACAAG CATTACTTGCTATTCCTAATCATCTCCAATCCTACTTTGCAGGAACAACGAGACATGGTCCTGGAAGAAATAATGAAAGCCCAAATGAAGACCTTGAGTTGCCTTTATTTGATCTAGCTGTATTAGCTACTGCCACCAACAACTTTTCTGCGGACAACAAACTTGGAGAGGGTGGTTTTGGACCTGTTTATAAG GGTATGTTGAAAGAGGGACAAGAAGTAGCTGTGAAGAGGCTTTCAAGGAATTCTAGACAAGGACTTCATGAGTTCAAGAATGAAGTTAAACTCATTGTTAGGCTTCAGCACCGAAATCTTGTGAAGCTCCATGGCTGTTGTATTCACAAGGAAGAAAGGATGTTAGTCTATGAATATATGCCAAACAAAAGCCTGGACTACTTTCTCTTTG GTCGAAGCATGTTGCTCGATTGGCCTAAGCGCTTCCACATTATCAGCGGAGTTGCTCGCGGACTACTTTATCTTCATCAAGATTCCAGACTAAGGATAATCCATCGAGATCTGAAAGCCGATAATGTTTTGCTAGATTATGAATTGAACCCAAAAATTTCGGACTTTGGCATGGCTAGATGTTTTGGAGAAGCAGAAAATACAGCCAATACAAATAGAGTGGTCGGAACATA TGGCTACATGTCCCCAGAGTATGCAAGTGAAGGACGCTACTCGGTGAAATCTGATGTATACAGCTTTGGTGTTTTGGTGCTAGAGATAGTGAGTGGAAAGAGAAACAGAGGATTTTGTCATCCTGGTCACTGCCATAGCCTGCTTGGGCAC GCATGGACACTCTTCATGGAAGAAAGGTCGTTAGAGCTTATTGATGTCTCGGTAGGGGATTCCTATAGCATTGTTGAAGTGTTACGTTCGATCCATGTCGGTCTTTTATGTGTACAACAGTGTCCGGAAGATAGGCCAAGCATGTCTTCCGTGGTTCTGATGTTTAGTGGTGATGGTGCACTGCCTCGTCCAAAACAGCCAGGTTTTTTCACCAAAAGAAACAGGCTTGAAGCTGATACTTCTTCGAGCAAGCATGAACAAAGTAGTTCAACCAATGAACTCAGCATTACTTTATCAGGGGCTCGATAG
- the LOC131143890 gene encoding uncharacterized protein LOC131143890, producing MLNVTTQVREQMMKHLQQYAEKKRDKQKRQEEAEAQIRGDFENLSDEEDLEEESMRFARQESMRSQQQWEDRQRFRARTTGRGNIYEEGGGSGSGATSGFNRAGARSYSGREVGGSGRQWINPDAPEARLKAMDPILERSKSAKQPKLNTKLLKGLRSKLGKAVGKFLIYNRIPANVADSPFMQPMLDIAAEVGKGVKGPSPYEISEIYLEQEYQEMKNYIASFAGIWKERGVTLMCDGWSGPTRKHIINFLVYCDRGTVFHKSVDASDVPSRTAEYYFRLMDEVVEEIGEENVVQVVTDNEAAMKAGGKLLMQKRPNLYWTACAAHCIDLILEDIGKKSNVKKVLEDARTITSFIYNHTWTVNFMKKFTNNRELLRPAITRFATNFIALETIVRHKQALREMFTSDAWKNSRFGMAKSGPAYDSKKIILGKEFWQKASDIIKVQEPLVKVLKLVDGDEKPTMGFIYEAIDRAKLAIQKDCRFYKDYWKIIDNRWSFQLHQDLHAAGYFLNPQFLYGAPPSPEVAREVMDGVKKVITKLVPDIDTQIRAINQLLLYRDRQETFGTPLAQRAVKQTNPAEWWIHYGLCAPELQRIAIRVLSQTTSASNCERNWSTFSLIHTKTRNRLKYMRLQKLVFVHYNMRLKLRRTMRRSQREIEEGFNPINLDYIFEEDDPLSQWLEERETPLLDGQDNSNWLNEEVGGTTEGGDQPPINAHDDSGSSPERTQSDDNLGLSPPSDDDGNSGAGAGVGGGGSGGGGGGGVEYNYGYDTGTSFGRDIYPSDPYGLHDIPENYDLGIPPGNQSSQPRRRRSARGDPSDSTEDSYGVVRSFGDFGLDGSSSQSFGSHPAYPHYASRDSHFYPSGLGISGSSESSSTHYPEPAPAPTYRHYSGEFSSPVHFQEQQQNDANLGSFNYVFPQGWGDNFPSQSQDTDANYEDPPRHSFWW from the exons atgctcaatgtgaccacacaagtaagagaacaaatgatgaaacatctacaacagtatgctgagaagaaaagagataaacaaaaaaggcaagaagaagcagaagcccaaattagaggagattttgagaatttgagcgatgaagaagacttggaagaagaaagtatgagatttgctcgacaagaaagcatgcgatcacaacaacaatgggaagatagacaaagatttcgagcaagaacaactggaaggggtaatatttatgaagagggaggtggctctggcagtggtgctaccagtggtttcaatagagcaggagctcgatcttatagtggtcgagaagttggaggtagtggacgacaatggatcaatcctgatgcccctgaagctagactaaaggcaatggatcctattttagaaagaagcaagagtgcgaaacaaccaaaactcaacacaaagttactgaaaggtttaagaagtaaattaggaaaagcggttggaaaattcctaatttataatcggattccagcgaatgtagctgactctccatttatgcagcctatgcttgatattgctgcagaggttggaaagggggtgaagggtccatcaccctatgagatatctgaaatttatttggagcaagagtatcaagaaatgaaaaattatatagcttcttttgctggaatttggaaggaaagaggtgtaacacttatgtgtgatggttggtcaggaccaactagaaaacacattataaactttttagtttattgtgatagaggcaccgtgtttcataaatcagttgatgcctctgatgtgccaagcagaacagctgaatattatttcag attaatggatgaggtggttgaagaaattggagaggagaatgttgtccaagtagtgactgataatgaagctgcaatgaaggcaggaggaaaattattaatgcagaagaggcccaatctctattggacagcatgtgcagctcattgcatagaccttattcttgaagatattggtaagaaaagtaacgtgaagaaggtcttagaagatgcaagaacaataacctcatttatttacaaccacacatggacagtgaatttcatgaagaaattcacaaataatagagagttacttcgccctgccatcactcgatttgccacaaatttcattgctttggagactattgtcaggcataaacaagcactaagggaaatgtttacatctgatgcttggaaaaactcaaggtttggaatggcaaaatcaggcccagcatatgattcaaagaaaattatcttaggcaaagagttttggcaaaaggcctctgatataattaaagtgcaagaacccttggtgaaagttcttaaattggttgatggtgatgaaaaaccaaccatgggcttcatatacgaggcaattgatagggcgaagttggccattcaaaaagattgccggttttacaaagactattggaaaattattgacaaccggtggagttttcagttgcaccaagatttgcacgctgctg ggtattttttgaacccacaatttctttatggtgccccaccctctcctgaagttgctagagaagtcatggatggagttaaaaaagtgataaccaagttggtacccgatatagatactcaaattcgggctattaatcaa ttgttgctatatcgagataggcaggagacttttggaaccccgttggctcaaagggcagtgaaacaaacaaatcctg ctgaatggtggattcattatggcttgtgtgctcctgagctccaaagaatagcaattagagttcttagccagaccacatcagcttcgaactgtgagcgtaattggagcacctttagcctcatccatacgaaaacaagaaatagattaaagtatatgagactacaaaaacttgttttcgtacattacaacatgaggttaaagttaagacgtacaatgagaagaagccaacgagaaattgaagagggtttcaatcctatcaatttggactacattttcgaagaagatgatcctttaagtcaatggttagaggagagagagacaccactactcgatggtcaggacaattcaaattggttaaatgaagaggttggtggtactacagaaggaggtgatcaaccaccaataaacgcgcatgatgattcaggttcaagccctgaacgtacacaaagtgatgacaatcttggtttgagcccaccaagtgatgatgatggtaatagtggtgctggagctggggttggggggggtggcagtggtggtggtggaggcggcggtgtagaatataattatggatatgatacagggacatcatttggaagggatatatatccttctgatccttatggattacatgacatacctgaaaattatgacttgggtattcctccagggaaccaatcttcacaacccaggagaaggaggagtgctcgtggtgaccctagcgattctactgaagattcatatggtgtggttcgtagttttggcgactttggtttagatggttcatcatcacaatcatttggatctcatccagcatatccacattatgcatctcgtgactcacatttttatcccagtggattaggaatctcaggatctagtgagtcttcttctacacactacccagagccagcccctgccccaacttatagacattattcaggagaattttcatcaccagtacattttcaagagcaacaacaaaatgatgcaaacttgggttcattcaactatgtatttccacaaggatggggagataatttcccatcccaatctcaagatacagatgcaaattatgaagaccctccacgtcattctttttggtggtga